The Felis catus isolate Fca126 chromosome B2, F.catus_Fca126_mat1.0, whole genome shotgun sequence region GGCCAGGGGCACGCGCAATGGGAGGTGGGCCGGGCGGGACAGGCCAGCCCGGGGCTCCGAAGGGCCCGGAGCTCTGGATGCCTGGTGATCTCCGCAGGCTCCGCCCGTCCGCGCCCACCGCTGCTGGCGCGGCATTCCTGCGCCCCGGACGCCACCTCCCCCAGCCGTGCGCCCCGCCCCCGGGCGCCCCCGATCACCCTCCACCGCTGCTGGGCTTCCAGGCTAGGCCGGCCAGCTGAAGACTGAGGTCGGGCTTGTCGGCAGAACCGTAGCCTGAGATCAGAatgttttccttcctgttctctctttttccctgatCTGTTTGTGACAGTTTCCAGGCGGCCCGGGCTGGTGCTCGTTTCTGGCTTCTCCTTTCTGCGgatggaggaggggaaaggagaccAGTGCGATCCTAGAGATTCTttatcaacaacaaaaatgtagTTAATGACTTACACGCTAAGCAGCCGGCACAGCTAGTAGTCTTCCCTGCCTACATGCGGGGACATTGAGGCTCTGATAGAAGTCACGATAGTTAAGTGGGTGGCTGGTCCCAGAGGTCAGGTGCACCTACTTGTGCGCTGCCTCGCAGGAGTAGCCTGTCACCTTGTCCCTGTCGGGCTGCCTTGCCTAACTTGGACCTGCGTTGGGGTTTTCAACTCCCACATCCTACGCTAGCTATGAGACTTGGGATTCTTAACCTCTGGAAACGTTAGACTGAATCTCAATAATGAGGACAATTATATCTCCTTTAGTGGAATTTGCTATAGTGCACAGGTAGGTAGTTATGATTTTCTAACTAGAAACATTCTTATTTCAGGTAAATATGGGCGGTGGATTCATTGCCCAAAGGAATGAGAGGCTTGAACCAAAGGAGCATGGAAATGTGTGTGCTCCTAAACTTAGGAAAGGCCCAGAGTGGGCCCCTCCTCAGGCTCACCAGTCTGCAAGCTCAGAGCCTTTTAGGGTAGCCTGAGTCCCGATCCTGTGTCCCTGCTGAGTCCCTCGCCAGTCATCCCTACTCCTGCATTTGTGCACATGCTCTCctgaaaatagagagagagatagagaaagtgcAAGTTTCATGGCGGTTGGCACAACCTGAGGAGGACATGGGGAAATGCGGTTGCCTAATTTGCTGGTGTGGGCAGTGGGCAACTTGGGGCCTCTGTTTTGTGTTGCAGTCTTCACCATGGAGCAGCTGAGCACAGCAAACACCCAGTTCGCGGTGGACATGTTCCACGCTATGAATGAGGACAGTCCTACTGGGAATATATTCTTCTCTCCCTTAAGCATTTCATCAGCATTGGCCATGATCTTTCTGGGGACTCAAGGTGCTACTGCAGTACAGGTGTCCAAGGTCAGCAGAAACACCCAAAGACAACCTGCTTTTCCTTCCATCTCCCTGCTGATGGCTAGTCTCTACTGAAAAGTGCCTTTGAGTTCTTacagtgtgtttttaaaactgtacTTTTGTGTTCCACAACTATACATGGTGAGGTCAGACTATCAGAAGAATCCCCAAGGACCATCCATTTGTATGCAGGCTTTCATTCACAATCGGGTCCTTAcagagcacctgctatgtgccagccACCGGTTTTTGTTTGGCTGAGGGAACAGCAGCGAAGAAAGCCGACAAAGCCCCTGCAGTGTGCCCCTTGTAGTCCAGTGGGCTTTCCTGTAAGCCATCGCATCTCTTCCTGAACTAAGATTTACCAGTTTCTGCCTCGCATGTGATGCCCTGCTCCTCATAAGTAATGTCTATTATTTAACATTACTTTCCAGCATAATGACACATGGGAAACACACATAGTGAAGCTGGCAGTGGTCAGCTTTTAAGGGGACAAGGCAACTGTGTGATTCTGTATTCCCTCTGCCTAGCTCCGTGCCTGGCACCAAGTGTGGCTCACTGGGCTGTGACGTGGCTGTGTGAGCGGGAGGGCCCTGCAGGGAGAGACAAGTGAAGCGTAGCAGCTGTTAAGGGCAGGTCACTAGCACAGCAGGAGAAGCAGCTGCAGTGCCTCGCCCTCCTCCTGTCCTtagtgggtggggagggcactTCTGTACTAGATAGTCTTTAATTCTGAGAGGGGAACTCTGGCTTTGCTCGGAATCTAGGGAAAAGGAATGCTGAAAGTGGTCTAACATACCAGTCACAAAGCGCACAGCACCTGCAGCTAGGGACAGTCCAGCCCTGGATTCAAGCTGACCTGTTCCAGCTATAAAGCTTCTACTGCTGTACTTTATGGAGAACAGTCATCTTTATCAGTGCAGATAtgacagcatttaaaaattttcaaaaatccacttttttttttacccccccctGGTACTAATTGTTAGTTGCTCTCGCAGGGTAATATCAGCTTCATTTTGAGGCTTTTCAGGGACTTTATGACTTCAGTAAATAATAGTTTTAAGCGCCACCCCCCCATTTCAATTGAAGCAGATTGAGCATAGCAACTATGCAAACATTCCATATCTTGGTGATTGAATGGACTTTGTACACTGTATAGGTTTGTTCTTTGTGTCTTAAGAGCAAGGAGCCAGCCCAGGCCTCATAAAACCATAAAGGGACTTTTGATTTGTAACTGATACATGGGGGATTAAACTTTTGccaaatgttaaatttaaagaagttatttttaaataagtgagtTACTGATGCTAatggtataagaaaaaaaaatccttctatcTGTAATATCTTTGTGTTCCTGCATAGGTAATGattcttatttttactgtttatttctgagaaatttcAGTGAAATTATATTAGATTCAGAATAAGACATAAACATACcatttggaattttctttggataaaaaaGCAGACTTGTATAAATATTTAGGTTATTAACCCCTTATATTGCAGAGctataattttaacaaaaagtgATGTAAAAGCAGTTTCTAGTGTTGTAATTATTGTGTGTCACAAAACTATACATTTTGGATTCTCTATTATTTGTTCTCCAATGAGAAATTAATACAATATTGGGCTGGGGATCATGAATAATCAGTAATAAAAACCCATTAATTTAATATGATGGAAGCAAATGCCAAGGAATCACTTTATAATTTCAAACCAAATGGTTATagaaagaatgttttctttattttaggcTCTTCATTTTGATACAGTTGAGGAGATTCATTCAAGATTTCAGAGTCTGAATGCCGATATCAACAAACGCGGAGCCTCCTATATTCTGAAACTTGCTAATAGGTTGTATGGAGACAAGAACTATAATTTCCTCCCTGTGAGTACTTTGCACTTCATGTTCAAATGCTTActagacaggggcacctgggtggctcagttggttgagtgtccaactcttgatttcagctcaggtcatgatcccaaggttgtgggatccagccccatgtccagctctgtgctgagcttggaacctgcttaagattcccccctgcccccacctctatctctgtccttctcccccactttcccctgctcatgcatgctctctctctctctctctccaaaattaaaaaaaaattttttttgatgtttagagagagagagagagagagagacagctcgagcaggggaggggcagagaaagggagacacagagtccaaagcaggctccaggcgctgagctgtcagcacagagcccattgtggagGTGGAACTCACAAGCGGTAAGATCAGGACctaagttgaagttggacacttaactgactgagccacctaggtgccccccccctaaaattaaaaaaaaaaaacaataaaaacaataaaacactcaCTAGACAACGCAGATTTTTTTCTAGCATAATCAAGTTCATAGAAATCAGTTTTAATTGttataaaaatccagaaaaatggtacagaatgaaaacatatgacagTCAGAATTCTTATTAATCCATGTGGTTTAATTTTATAATCTTCACAGTGAAAAGATTTACCCTGGCTGTTTTACTAAACCATGAATTCCACAATTCATTTCCAAGTACAATCAGTATGttcttatttatgaaaatgttaGCCAAGGTTGGAAAGGAATTGGTAAATTTTATACAATACCGAAACTACTGAACAGCAGTACTACAGTACTTAAAAACTATGGTACTTAAAAATAGCTAAGATGGTAAACttaatgttatgtgtttttttaccataatgaaaaaatataaagttagaatttttttgttaCAATGAAATTTATACCTTTTGGGACCATTTCTGCTTTGAACTATTTTAGGAAACAAACATttcctgtttgtgtttttttaaacaggaattcTTAGCTTCAACTCAGAAAATGTATGGTGCTGAATTGGCCAGTGTAGATTTTCAGCAAGCCTCTGAAGAAGCAAGGAAGGTGATTAATGAGTGGGTCAAAGGGCAGACAGAAGGTGAGAGACCAGGCAGAACCTAATCATTCTCCTCCTGCCAGCTTCCCCACCTGCATCTGAttcccccttcttttttcctgttgCCTCATCCTGACTCTGGGAATCTAGGAGTTCATCCGGGGAATGAGCTCTGCACTGCCCAGTTGGACAGCGTTTGGGTGTAGAAATTCTTCCAAGAGGAAACTTCAACATGATTTAACTGAAATAGCTAAATACATTTCCCCCCATATGTTCCCaaagctacattttaaaattaaaactcacattgtagaataaaaggaataaaaaaatttgaggaaaatCCAGCCTGGCCCCAATTAGTTAATATACATATGGAAAGAAATATCCTAATACTTGTGAATGAATATTTACAAGCTGCTGTGGtcataaataatttttgtgaACTTCTTGTCTAAGAAATCAGGGATGGTAGCTGGGACTGTCTGGTACAACTCTCTCTAGTCTAGTCATGGAAGGAGTCAGGGCACCGAACACTTGTCTTCCATACGAAGAACTGTTCATGGCCACGCTGTGGTCAAGGTGGATCCTGTGTTTCAGTGGAGTAGCTGTCCTACCTTTTGgatatttattaaaatcttttgttttgttttgtgagagagagagagagagagagagagagagagagagagagagtaggctTCTGCTTAGAGGATTTGAAAAAGTGATTTACTAGtgactcaaaatattttcatcaaggattttttttttcctgaaaaagacTGGCCATTCACAAAATCAGCCTCACTGTTTACCACAAACTccagaaaatgagaattttcttGTTTTGGCCCTTTACCCTTTTATTTGGCATATTTAAAGTGCAAACGTGCTAGTAGGGTTTTCCTAACTTAATACCATGTTAAAGGAAAGTTAAGTACAGAATATGCTTTTGAATTGCATTTCGGGGAGAATCAAATGTCAGTTCCAAATTGGAATTCGGATGTGtggatcttttttaaaagttaactgtATCATTTTAGGGAAAATCCTGGAACTATTGGCTCCAGGTGTGGTTGACAGCATGACTAAGCTTGTGCTAGTGAATGCCATCTATTTCAAAGGGAATTGGGAGGAGGAGTTCATTAAGGAAGCCACTGACAATAAGCCCTTCCGCTTGAATAAGGTAAGGTGATGTAACTGGCTCAAATTCCTCTTTGCTCTAAGGATATGCAGATAAAaagtgagtgatttttttttccaactctccagaaagagacaaaaatggtgaaaatgatgTATCAAAAGAAGAGATTCCCATATGGCTACATCGAGGACCTTAAGTGCCGTGTACTAGAACTGCCTTACCGAGGCAAGGAACTCAGCATGATTATCCTGCTGCCAGATGACATTGAGGATGAGTCCACAGGTCTCAAGAAGGTAACCGTTCCCAGCTTCATGCTTCACGTGTCCTGATGTATCGATTCTGCCTTGTGTGGTCGTGGGTGCTCACGCTGGCAGTAGGTGCTTGTTATGTGTTTACTGATGTGACTTTTCTTTCCAATGCTCTGTCATTCCTTTGTAAAGTAGCTTATGGACGTTACTACTCGAGCCCTAAGTTTCAATTTTCAGCTACTGTCAGTGAACAGGTGTGGTGGAGAACATCTAaagatttatattaaatgtaacaTGGGCCAGTGGCAGCTCATGGCAACTCTCCTAAAAGAACTTTAGGGGAAAGGGAAATGTAATGAAAGTTgttttttgaaacaaatttttgaaaattaaaacccccaggggtgcctggggcggCTTAGTTgggtaagtatctgacttcgactcaggtcatgatctcgcagttcctgagttcgagccctgcgatgggctctgtgctgacagctcagagcctggagtcagcttaggattctgtgactccctctctctttcttcccctcccctgctcatgctctgtctctgtctctcaaaaaataaatatgttaaaatttttttttaaaatttgaaaacccCAAAACATTATACTACGTAGTTTCATCATGTGCTATAAAACCCTATTACACTGCTCATTCTTGCTGCAATTCATATAGATTGTGAATTAAATTTCCAATAGCTACACAGCAGAAAAAAACTCATGTGACATGTTGGCTTGAGTGCTAAGCCTGTGTTCTAATATGAACTTTGTATGTGATTCCTATTCTGTGTCATTTAAAGGGTATGCCATCTTATGTCAGGACTCAGAATAGGCAAAACTGTTAAGAGTATGGTTTTCTTCAGCATCTCTAGGCTGCTGTGTGGTTTTTCTCTACCCTGTCCCTGATCAAACTTGCTTTCAGGAAGAGATGTAATATTAGCCATTTCCAAGTACAGAGTATGTATTAGAATCaacatgttctttttttcagttgtatCTCCATATTCGTCTCTTTCTCGGATTATATAAAAAGAGTCTCTAGCctcatgaaagaaataatcagCATCATTAGAACAAGTGGGTAATGGTTCTGTTCTAGCCCAATAGTAGTAATTATAACAGTAATGAAAATAGCTGTCTTTtatactatgtgccaagcactttatgtatattaactaatttaatacTCACACAATGCCGTAGGTAGGTACTATTGTTACTCCTTTTTAAATGAGGAACTaggtctttttctatttttacttaggAATGAAATCTATTAGAGATTACTTCAACTCTGTGAGGTTCACAGATAACCTCTGTGATCAATGGGATTCAGAATAAGTAGAAGAAAGCTCTAAAATCTTCCCTTATACCACTTGACTGGTTAGGGTAACACAGCCATCATGGCCTATAACAGTAAGCTGGTGTGCTGGTGTGGTAGGAGCTTAGTAATtcctgggtggatggatgggtgggaaGGTGAGTGTATGGGTGGGTAGGTAGATGGATACTTGATGGGCCCAATGTCCATAGTTCCTGTACTTGGGCGCTTGATGGCCTGGAACACAGCTCTGTTATATTATCACTAAccactgaaagaaatgaaatctttcaAATGGAATCTGTTTCAGCACAAGACATGGAGGAGACTGATGAGCAACTGATAAAACGGGTCCATTCATTTTAATAATGCTTTATTAGTTTACTTATCTAAAACTGTTTTCACCTCTTCTTTTTACTGTTCTCATTCCAGATTGAGGAACAATTGACTTTGGAAAAACTGCGTGGGTGGACCAAAGCTGAGAATCTGGATCGCATTGAAGTCAAAGTCTACTTGCCCAGGTTCAAGCTGGAAGAGAGCTACGACCTTAACTCCCACCTATCCCGCCTGGGTGTAAAGGATCTTTTTAGTAGCAGCAAGGCTGATCTGTCCGGCATGTCAGGAGCTAGAGATCTTTTCATATCAAAAATTGTCCATAAGTCCTTTGTGGAAGTCAATGAGGAGGGCACAGAGGCGGCGGCTGCCACAGCAGGCGTTGCCACCTTTACCATGCTGATGCCCGAGGAGGAATTTGTTGCCGACCatccattcattttctttattaagcATAATCCCTCTGCTAACATCCTGTTCTTGGGCAGATTGTCTTCCCCTTAGAAACTGGAAATACAACGTCATGCTTAGAGCTTTATTACCTGCACTTTCAATGGTGACAATTTTCATATATCTTTACCAATAAAACTACCATCTGAAAAAAgatctttaatttcctttgtaaGTTCAGCTCTGTTGGCTGTTTACATACACCCATGAAATGTGTAGATTCTTGACAACATAGTAGTCTATAAACTTGCTATGCTCTCCTGATGGCCAAAGGAAACATGATAATACTATAATTTAGTTTACAGACAGAATTTTGGAAGCCGAAATAGACATTGATTGTAGAAGGGAGGCTAAAAAATGGATATTCAATTGAAATATAGGAGGGCACTTCAATTAAGAGTCTGGGTTGTAAAGACAAACTTGCCTTGGCCAATATTTCTAATCCCTTGTTCTATAagattagtattttttaattgttcttattctttcAAACTATTAAAGAGTCACTGGTGATAGCCTGCCTTCCCTTTTTTTGttgccctttctcctcccttaTATGGTGTTTGTGTGGGATCACATGGAGTCAAGGAGTGGGTGTCTTATCATAAAAGATTCcaagaaatgacaaaaagaatAATGTAGTGGCACAGACTGTTAAGCAAAGAGGGGGTACAAAGATCTCACTTGTTAGCCATCTTCTTGCATGGTTCCTGATAAACGTTCTTGGTTTCCATCATGTGATACATGTTTTTATGGCAATGGGGTGGCTTTATGCAATGCTGTGGTGTGGAGTTTGGAGAGGGTCTGATCAATATACATGTACTCCTTGGGATAAGGCTTGAAATGATACATTTTCTTGCTCCCACGAAACCAGTGGGCTGGTTAATAAACTTTCCTAAGATTCTGCAAGCCAGACTGATCTCAGTTCGCTTGTTCACTCTGATCTTAGACAAGCcaagaataaaacagaattctTGGCCTGACAGTACTGATGTCCGTGATGGCAAGAAGTGAGAATACAGGATAAAAACAACATCTTAGCAAATCTGTTGCCAGCAAGCTTtccctccttcatttcttcttacaGAAGGAAATAAGGTAAAAACTCTAAAGTCTGTGCATTGTCTGGGAAGAGGATAAACGTACAGTTACAGCTACAGTCTATTTTAATGAGTTTAGGGTGCATGTTGTACAGTCTGAAGTGACCACTGGAAGAATAGTAAAAGGGTttataactttcaaaataaaccaaagagaaaaagggaataaCAAAAAATGATCAAtccaaaaaagaggaaagaa contains the following coding sequences:
- the SERPINB1 gene encoding leukocyte elastase inhibitor gives rise to the protein MEQLSTANTQFAVDMFHAMNEDSPTGNIFFSPLSISSALAMIFLGTQGATAVQVSKALHFDTVEEIHSRFQSLNADINKRGASYILKLANRLYGDKNYNFLPEFLASTQKMYGAELASVDFQQASEEARKVINEWVKGQTEGKILELLAPGVVDSMTKLVLVNAIYFKGNWEEEFIKEATDNKPFRLNKKETKMVKMMYQKKRFPYGYIEDLKCRVLELPYRGKELSMIILLPDDIEDESTGLKKIEEQLTLEKLRGWTKAENLDRIEVKVYLPRFKLEESYDLNSHLSRLGVKDLFSSSKADLSGMSGARDLFISKIVHKSFVEVNEEGTEAAAATAGVATFTMLMPEEEFVADHPFIFFIKHNPSANILFLGRLSSP